Part of the Citrus sinensis cultivar Valencia sweet orange chromosome 2, DVS_A1.0, whole genome shotgun sequence genome, cgtgtcattaatttattggttaaataaaaatataaaatattaaaaataaatcatatagaacaagtgatatttaattcaactaatcttattatgccacatcaatttatacaaaataaatttatacaaaaatttatcattatatcaTTAGTCATTTAAGATAACAtaactaattattatatatataattaaatttaatataaatactacttaattttttcaaatatatggGACACACGGCGTAAAGTAAATGAATTTCTCGCAGGGCATGGGGCCACAGATTCTAATTTGTGGTTGTGGGGATTGCACTTACTGTAGCCACGGATGACGGAGCAAGGGTTGTGGATTGTGGTGGGCACGTGCTTTTATAATCTAGGGAATCAGAGACGTACACGTCAGTAACCAATAGACATCCGAATCACTTGGACTTGTACTCCTTTTCCACAAATCAGAAAAATCTCATTGGCTAACACAATCTCCTTGCCCTCACTGAATCCCTCCTCAATATCCAAAACCGCCTTTGACCCGACCGAACATTTCCTACAACACACGCgcctcaaaatcaaaactctCCTTGTGGAGTATCTTCTGCCTCTCCTccatttttgttctttctacAGAATTAATCTACCccctccaaaaaataaaaaataaaaaaatccctAAAATTGAGCTCTGAATTAATCGCCGTTTGTTTAATCAATTCGGCGGATGCAGTgttaaattgaagaaagagaaatgtcAGAGAAGTTCTCGCCTACGCTGAGAATCGGAGATCTCAGCGATTTTATAGCACCGTCTCAGAATTGCGTTGTTTCTCTTAAAAAAGCTACCTTTAAAAACCCTGATAAGCCCCAGGTGCATATAAATGatatttccttttcttttttctttttattttaagcgACTTTAGTAATACCctttatttcaatttgtaatttttgttttccttattgtGAAGGTTTCTACTTCCAGCAAGCAGCAGGCTGAACCGGTGAAAATCTCACTCAAGGATTGCTTAGCTTGCAGGTAATTGATTGTTTTATACATGTTCTGTTATGTTGCCCCGGTGAAAAAGCTCATTGTTTTGTGATATTTTTGGACACGTGGTAGTGGATGCATTACGTCAGCGGAGACTGTGATGCTTGAGAAGCAGAGTTTGGATGAGTTCctatcaaatattaataaaggaAAGGCTGTTATTATTTCCCTTTCTCCACAGTCAAGAGCTTCCCTTGCTGAACATTTTGGCATCTCTCCTCTTCAGGTAAAACGGGGctcaattatcattttttatagaAGTTTTGTATGCTTCTCTTGGTTGAGGATTATATCATCTTATGATTTTTTGCTATTGGGTAGTTTCCTTAGTCAAGGTGATGTTTAAGTTTCATATGTCACACAATTTTATGAAAACGTCCGATGAATTATTGATTCTTATTATACTGCAAGTCAATGATCTAAGTGTGAAGTCGgcttttgtttgaaaaaaatttcaggttTTCAAGAAACTTACAACATTCTTGAAGTCGCTTGGAGTGAAGAGCATCTTTGATACGAGCTGCAGTAGAGACTTAACGCTTATTGAAGCTTGCAATGAGTTTATTGCTCGCTACAAACAAAGCCAAGAATCTGATGATGAAAGGTCCAATTCATCCCTGCCCATGCTGTCATCGGCATGTCCAGGTATTTAAGTCTATCCCTGTTAGGCAACTAATGATGATCTCCTTACACTATAAAACCATCCATTGTGTTATCAATGATCAATAGTTGTTGCTTATAAGGATTATGGAAGGATGTTGTTCAATTATGTGaaaatctttcttttattttagggTGGATATGCTATGCTGAAAAACAACTTGGCTCCTATATTCTTCCATATATTTCCTCTGTGAAGAGCCCTCAGCAGACAATTGGAGCTACCATCAAACACCATATTTGCCAAAAATTGGGTTTCAGGTAATTCTTTCATTAAAGTTGGAGCCTTGAAGCAGTGTATTTGTGTTGTAAGGCATATTCACTTATGAGTCCTAGGATTTTAGGAGAGATATAGTATGTAAAGTTTCCTTTTATGTGAATCTACATGTTTAGGCATTAGCAGGAGTGAATCATTTGATTGCTGAATGCTTGTTTAATAGGCCAGATGAAATTTACCATGTGACTGTGATGCCTTGCTATGATAAGAAGCTAGAGGCTGCTAGAGAAGACTTTGTTTTCCAATTGGATTCTCAAGAAGAAACCTATAGGGATGAAGGACTTGAGATTCCAGAGGTTGATTCAGTCCTGACGACTGGGGAAGTTTTAGATTTGATACAGGTGAGATGAGGCTTTCATTGGTACTAACTTGTATAACTGCTTTCACTGTAAACAGTTTCTTTCTGGTTTGAAACAATAATGATGTCTAACTTTGTACtactttatttcaatttatgcAGTTAAAAGCTGTAAATTTTGAAGCATTAGAGGAATCTCCTCTTGATAAAATGTAAGAATTAGAATAACTTTTTTATGAAGTCATCTGCATGATGGTTAGAGTAGCCAACTAAAATAGAATCTGCTTTGGTCATCCTGCAGGTTGACCaatgttgatgatgaaggaCATCTTTATGGGGTTGCTGGAAGTTCTGGAGGTTATGCAGAAACAGTATTCAGACATGCTGCTAAAACACTATTTGGAAAAGTTATTGAAGGTCATCTAGAATTTAAAACCATCAGAAACTCTGATTTCCGAGAGGTGGCTCTGGAAGTAAgcttcctttttaattttgatcacATCTTATAGGCATGTGAGAAGCTTGTCCTGGAATCTTCGgttttgtaatgaacatcgtTGCAGTGTTGTTATTCCATAGGATTGAAAATATCTAGGGCATACCATGTACTGCATGTCATTTTGGTTATGACATTGTGCTCCATCTCGTTATGTAGGTGGAGGGAAAAACGTTGTTGAAATTTGCCCTATGTTATGGCTTCCAGAACCTGCAAAACATTGTCAGGAAAGTGAAAATGCGAAAATGCGATTATCAATTTGTGGAGGTCATGGCATGCCCTTCAGGTCAATCttcctttttagtttttattcatTGACGTAGAATGTGGCTGTTTGCTTTCTATGTCAAATCAAAAATTGGTGGATATTAACTCCTGAGCTATTGATTAACAGGTTGCTTGAATGGTGGAGGTCAGATCAAGCCTAAGCCAGGGCAATCACCGAAGGAGTTGATTAAGACACTGGAAACCATCTATTTGGAAAATGTAAGTCGTTCTTCTATTAGCATTGACATATTCTTTATGCCTCGTGGTGTTCTGGGtctcttcattttcaaaactacaAAGCCACGGTTAATTTTTGGTGTATTCTAGTTAATTCATAGTACCACGAACTATAAGTTTCTTGATCGCATGGGTGCCACGCAAGGGTCCAGGTTGGGTCATGAAATTGCCACAATCATTACCTCAATGACTATACTACTAGTTATCCAAAATGAGGTCTATAGTAGGAATATGCCTACCAGTATGTGTTAGTGGATTTTTTGCTGGCCTGCAGGCCTGGTGTACTTGACAGTGTACAAGATTATTTACCATTCAAGTGATGTGGTTGGAAACTTTTTGGCAGTCAATATATATGCTACAAGCATGTAATGctgttattgattttttatgacCTTGCATATCAGATCCATTTATGGAATATTATTGTGAGATCTGCATGTAATTTGACCTCTGGTGTGGTGCTGTGTTATTAACTGATTgctcttttatatataataggTAATGCTAGCTGATCCTTTCAAAAATCCTCTGGTGAGAAGCTTGTATGATGAGTGGCTTGAGCAACCTGGTTCAGAGAAAGCTAAAAAGCACGTGCACACAGAATACCATCCTGTAGTGAAAAGTATCACTGCTCAGTTGCATAATTGGTGAAAGCATTTACCATCCCAACACTTGATCGTATACAAATTTGGAACTATAGAACTCTCTTCTTGTGCCCCATGCCGTCTCCAAGTTGTTTTAGCAATTTCAGACATGGCACCACAGCGATGCTGGCCATTTTTTGTCAATCATGGGATTGCATTTGCAGGGGAGTCCAATTTTGATAGggtaaacatatatttatttacttcaaAGGTTTTCACTCATGTACATACTCTGTATTAGAAATGTTACATATAGAAGAAAGCATTGAGTTAGACACTGATGCGTCATGGCACTTAATTTCATTTCCTTGTGTCATTTTTTCTTAGTTGAACAGTCCGTATAAGGTTCCCTTTGCTCATGTACATAGCATTTATTTTGGAACCTGATACTCTCATTTTTGTTATGTATAATTGGATTTTTGGGGGATTGTTGTGCTTGACctggaaacaaaataattgtcCTTGTTTGTGCCAACTCTGACCCGGTGTTGGAGATTGGAGAATCCTTGTATGTTTTACTGTGATGATTGATGAGGGAAATGTACATGGTCAAGCTAAAATGGACTTTTTTGGGTGAAGTGGATCATGTATAAATGTGATTTGGGTTTTAACTTTTATCTGATGAGTGATGAGCTCTCAAACTGCTCAAGACTGCTAAATTAAGGATAACAGTGTATGCAGGGTCTGTTTGATCAATGAATCTAGTCGCAGGCGTTTGGTACTCAGATATCCATTTAAGATTGCTGTTAAGAAGGATGTAATTTGTCTATAATTATCTGTTAAGTGATGATagaatcatttaatttaatca contains:
- the LOC102619345 gene encoding protein NAR1, with protein sequence MSEKFSPTLRIGDLSDFIAPSQNCVVSLKKATFKNPDKPQVSTSSKQQAEPVKISLKDCLACSGCITSAETVMLEKQSLDEFLSNINKGKAVIISLSPQSRASLAEHFGISPLQVFKKLTTFLKSLGVKSIFDTSCSRDLTLIEACNEFIARYKQSQESDDERSNSSLPMLSSACPGWICYAEKQLGSYILPYISSVKSPQQTIGATIKHHICQKLGFRPDEIYHVTVMPCYDKKLEAAREDFVFQLDSQEETYRDEGLEIPEVDSVLTTGEVLDLIQLKAVNFEALEESPLDKMLTNVDDEGHLYGVAGSSGGYAETVFRHAAKTLFGKVIEGHLEFKTIRNSDFREVALEVEGKTLLKFALCYGFQNLQNIVRKVKMRKCDYQFVEVMACPSGCLNGGGQIKPKPGQSPKELIKTLETIYLENVMLADPFKNPLVRSLYDEWLEQPGSEKAKKHVHTEYHPVVKSITAQLHNW